A region of Phalacrocorax carbo chromosome 7, bPhaCar2.1, whole genome shotgun sequence DNA encodes the following proteins:
- the KCNE4 gene encoding potassium voltage-gated channel subfamily E member 4 → MLKMDHANMTQAMLDAESRNTENNSNEYFYILIVMSFYGIFLIGIMLGYMKSKRKEKKSNLLLLYKDEEREWGEAVKPLPSISGLKSVQIPMMLNMLQESMVPSLSCAICSMEGSSVSSESSSPDVHFTIQEEVLGAELGEVSETLLNESSEGSAENIHKNS, encoded by the coding sequence ATGCTGAAAATGGACCATGCAAACATGACCCAAGCCATGCTTGATGCTGAATCCCGCAACACAGAGAACAACAGCAATGAGTATTTTTACATTCTGATCGTCATGTCTTTCTACGGGATCTTCCTGATAGGGATAATGCTGGGTTACATGaaatccaaaagaaaagagaagaagtCCAATTTGCTTCTGCTTTACAAAGATGAAGAGAGAGAATGGGGAGAAGCTGTGAAGCCCCTACCAAGCATATCGGGGCTGAAATCTGTCCAGATCCCTATGATGCTGAACATGCTGCAGGAGAGCATGGTGCCGTCCCTGTCCTGCGCCATCTGCTCAATGGAAGGCAGCAGTGTGAGCTCCGAATCCTCCTCCCCAGATGTGCACTTCACCATCCAGGAGGAAGTGCTGGGTGCTGAACTGGGGGAAGTGTCAGAAACACTCCTCAACGAGAGCAGTGAGGGATCTGCAGAAAACATCCACAAGAACTCCTAG